A genomic stretch from Alosa sapidissima isolate fAloSap1 chromosome 3, fAloSap1.pri, whole genome shotgun sequence includes:
- the msrb1a gene encoding LOW QUALITY PROTEIN: methionine-R-sulfoxide reductase B1-A (The sequence of the model RefSeq protein was modified relative to this genomic sequence to represent the inferred CDS: inserted 2 bases in 1 codon) translates to MSFCTFSGGEVFKDHFESGMYVCTKCGHELFSSRSKYXFTETIHENSVSKKEERTGAFKVRCGKCGNGLGHEFVNDGPRHGQSRFUIFSSSLQFVPKDKGGQ, encoded by the exons ATGTCTTTTTGCACATTTTCTGGAGGTGAAGTCTTTAAAGATCACTTTGAAAGTG gtatgtatgtgtgcacaaaGTGTGGCCACGAGCTCTTCTCTAGCAGGTCCAAATA GTTCACTGAAACTATTCATGAGAATAGCGTCTCCAAGAAAGAGGAAAGGACGGGAGCCTTTAAG GTTCGTTGTGGAAAGTGTGGAAATGGACTGGGTCATGAATTCGTGAACGACGGACCCAGGCATGGACAGTCGCGCTTTTGAATATTCAGCAGCTCGCTGCAATTCGTCCCCAAAG ATAAGGGCGGTCAGTAA
- the foxr1 gene encoding forkhead box protein R1 isoform X3, producing MFLRFGNIDRFLDLHLTTGLTDWDINEEINLTTTTDQYHQENDIEPNLWLIVNPNLVCPMHPSRLTPTKAYVGTPNIDHQFINTHLPYEPLTPVSPEVLDKSPSDTFFTSKHMVSDDESSAELEICRKMKVTRQSRVPKEGERARRTGQTRGRGRGRPPRRVHKDSDSFAFRSWAWPRPPVNYCLLIAMALGSCRTGSLNVQQIYSFTREHFPFFQTAPDGWKNTIRHNLCFSTSFKKTPQQVSSGGERKSCLWHLTSDGRMRHRSEIQMLSDDAIKQLTRSMKYPDLIQELLDL from the exons ATGTTTTTACGCTTTGGAAATATAGATCGATTTCTTGACCTTCATTTGACAACCGGTCTGACAGACTGGGATATTAATGAAGAAATCAATCTTACCACAACCACAGATCAGTATCATCAAG AAAATGACATTGAGCCAAATCTGTGGCTTATTGTAAACCCCAACTTGGTATGCCCCATGCATCCAAGCAGGCTAACTCCCACTAAGGCTTATGTGGGCACACCAAACATAGATCACCAATTCATCAACACTCACCTGCCATATGAGCCCCTGACTCCTGTCTCACCTGAGGTTCTGGACAAGTCTCCAAGCGACACTTTCTTCACAAGTAAACACATG GTGTCTGACGATGAGTCCTCTGCAGAGCTGGAGATCTGCCGGAAGATGAAGGTCACACGGCAGTCCCGTGTGCCAAAGGAGGGTGAGCGGGCGCGTCGGACAGGCCAGACTAGGGGCCGGGGCCGAGGCAGACCGCCACGGCGTGTGCATAAAGACAGTGACAGTTTTGCTTTCAGATCCTGGGCCTGGCCTCGACCTCCAGTCAATTACTGCCTTCTCATCGCCATGGCCCTCGGCAGCTGTCGCACAGGAAGTCTAAATGTACAGCAAATCTATAGCTTCACCAG GGAGCACTTCCCCTTCTTTCAGACTGCTCCTGACGGCTGGAAGAACACTATCCGTCACAACCTGTGCTTCAGCACCAGCTTCAAAAAGACTCCACAGCAGGTGTCCAGTGGAGGCGAGCGCAAGTCCTGTCTCTGGCACCTGACTTCAGATGGACGGATGCGCCATCGCAGTGAGATCCAAATGCTCTCGGATGATGCCATCAAACAGCTGACGAGAAGCATGAAataccctg ATCTGATCCAGGAACTGCTGGACCTCTGA
- the foxr1 gene encoding forkhead box protein R1 isoform X1: MFLRFGNIDRFLDLHLTTGLTDWDINEEINLTTTTDQYHQDGQRNEYLIQWHYARMSRRTSTTEIPCQYSKQSDENDIEPNLWLIVNPNLVCPMHPSRLTPTKAYVGTPNIDHQFINTHLPYEPLTPVSPEVLDKSPSDTFFTSKHMVSDDESSAELEICRKMKVTRQSRVPKEGERARRTGQTRGRGRGRPPRRVHKDSDSFAFRSWAWPRPPVNYCLLIAMALGSCRTGSLNVQQIYSFTREHFPFFQTAPDGWKNTIRHNLCFSTSFKKTPQQVSSGGERKSCLWHLTSDGRMRHRSEIQMLSDDAIKQLTRSMKYPDLIQELLDL, encoded by the exons ATGTTTTTACGCTTTGGAAATATAGATCGATTTCTTGACCTTCATTTGACAACCGGTCTGACAGACTGGGATATTAATGAAGAAATCAATCTTACCACAACCACAGATCAGTATCATCAAG ATGGTCAACGCAATGAGTATCTGATTCAGTGGCACTATGCAAGAATGTCACGGAGAACGTCAACAACTGAAATTCCATGTCAGTATTCAAAGCAATCAGATG AAAATGACATTGAGCCAAATCTGTGGCTTATTGTAAACCCCAACTTGGTATGCCCCATGCATCCAAGCAGGCTAACTCCCACTAAGGCTTATGTGGGCACACCAAACATAGATCACCAATTCATCAACACTCACCTGCCATATGAGCCCCTGACTCCTGTCTCACCTGAGGTTCTGGACAAGTCTCCAAGCGACACTTTCTTCACAAGTAAACACATG GTGTCTGACGATGAGTCCTCTGCAGAGCTGGAGATCTGCCGGAAGATGAAGGTCACACGGCAGTCCCGTGTGCCAAAGGAGGGTGAGCGGGCGCGTCGGACAGGCCAGACTAGGGGCCGGGGCCGAGGCAGACCGCCACGGCGTGTGCATAAAGACAGTGACAGTTTTGCTTTCAGATCCTGGGCCTGGCCTCGACCTCCAGTCAATTACTGCCTTCTCATCGCCATGGCCCTCGGCAGCTGTCGCACAGGAAGTCTAAATGTACAGCAAATCTATAGCTTCACCAG GGAGCACTTCCCCTTCTTTCAGACTGCTCCTGACGGCTGGAAGAACACTATCCGTCACAACCTGTGCTTCAGCACCAGCTTCAAAAAGACTCCACAGCAGGTGTCCAGTGGAGGCGAGCGCAAGTCCTGTCTCTGGCACCTGACTTCAGATGGACGGATGCGCCATCGCAGTGAGATCCAAATGCTCTCGGATGATGCCATCAAACAGCTGACGAGAAGCATGAAataccctg ATCTGATCCAGGAACTGCTGGACCTCTGA
- the foxr1 gene encoding forkhead box protein R1 isoform X2 gives MKKSILPQPQISIIKKCIFLDGQRNEYLIQWHYARMSRRTSTTEIPCQYSKQSDENDIEPNLWLIVNPNLVCPMHPSRLTPTKAYVGTPNIDHQFINTHLPYEPLTPVSPEVLDKSPSDTFFTSKHMVSDDESSAELEICRKMKVTRQSRVPKEGERARRTGQTRGRGRGRPPRRVHKDSDSFAFRSWAWPRPPVNYCLLIAMALGSCRTGSLNVQQIYSFTREHFPFFQTAPDGWKNTIRHNLCFSTSFKKTPQQVSSGGERKSCLWHLTSDGRMRHRSEIQMLSDDAIKQLTRSMKYPDLIQELLDL, from the exons ATGAAGAAATCAATCTTACCACAACCACAGATCAGTATCATCAAG AAATGTATATTCTTAGATGGTCAACGCAATGAGTATCTGATTCAGTGGCACTATGCAAGAATGTCACGGAGAACGTCAACAACTGAAATTCCATGTCAGTATTCAAAGCAATCAGATG AAAATGACATTGAGCCAAATCTGTGGCTTATTGTAAACCCCAACTTGGTATGCCCCATGCATCCAAGCAGGCTAACTCCCACTAAGGCTTATGTGGGCACACCAAACATAGATCACCAATTCATCAACACTCACCTGCCATATGAGCCCCTGACTCCTGTCTCACCTGAGGTTCTGGACAAGTCTCCAAGCGACACTTTCTTCACAAGTAAACACATG GTGTCTGACGATGAGTCCTCTGCAGAGCTGGAGATCTGCCGGAAGATGAAGGTCACACGGCAGTCCCGTGTGCCAAAGGAGGGTGAGCGGGCGCGTCGGACAGGCCAGACTAGGGGCCGGGGCCGAGGCAGACCGCCACGGCGTGTGCATAAAGACAGTGACAGTTTTGCTTTCAGATCCTGGGCCTGGCCTCGACCTCCAGTCAATTACTGCCTTCTCATCGCCATGGCCCTCGGCAGCTGTCGCACAGGAAGTCTAAATGTACAGCAAATCTATAGCTTCACCAG GGAGCACTTCCCCTTCTTTCAGACTGCTCCTGACGGCTGGAAGAACACTATCCGTCACAACCTGTGCTTCAGCACCAGCTTCAAAAAGACTCCACAGCAGGTGTCCAGTGGAGGCGAGCGCAAGTCCTGTCTCTGGCACCTGACTTCAGATGGACGGATGCGCCATCGCAGTGAGATCCAAATGCTCTCGGATGATGCCATCAAACAGCTGACGAGAAGCATGAAataccctg ATCTGATCCAGGAACTGCTGGACCTCTGA
- the LOC121704633 gene encoding 60S ribosomal protein L3-like: MSHRKFHAPRHGHMGFLPRKRSHKHRGKVRTWPKDDPSKPVHLTAFMGYKAGMTHTLREMHRTAMKQSKREEVEAVTIIETPPIVVVGIVGYISTIRGLRNFKTVFAEHMSDECRRKFYKNWYKSKKKAFTKYSKKWQDEVGKKQLEKDFDAMKKYCSVIRVVVHTQMRLLPLRQKKAHLMEVQLNGGTIAEKVDWAIERLEQSVPVASVFSQNELIDVLGVTKGHGFKGVTSRWHTKKLPRKTHKGLRKVACIGAWHPARVSYTIARAGQKGYNHRTELNKKIYRIGKGVHVQDGKVIRNNASTNYDTTQKTITPMGGFPHYGEVNNDFLMLKGCVVGTKKRVLTLRKSLLVHTSRKAKEEIELKFIDTTSKFGFGHFQTAQEKRAFMGPLKKDALKKQPETKTDELD, from the exons ATG TCTCATCGTAAATTCCATGCCCCTCGTCATGGGCACATGGGCTTCCTGCCCCGTAAGCGCAGCCATAAGCACAGGGGGAAGGTGCGCACCTGGCCTAAGGATGACCCCAGCAAACCTGTCCACCTCACCGCCTTCATGGGTTACAAGGCTGGCATGACCCATACTCTGAGAGAGATGCACCGCACAGCCATGA AGCAGTCCAAGCGTGAGGAGGTGGAGGCGGTCACCATCATTGAGACACCCCCTATCGTGGTCGTGGGAATCGTTGGATATATCAGCACCATAAGGGGCCTGCGCAACTTCAAGACAGTCTTCGCTGAGCATATGAGTGATGAATGCCGACGCAAATTCTACAAAAACTG GTACAAGAGCAAGAAGAAGGCCTTCACAAAATACAGCAAAAAATGGCAAGATGAGGTGGGCAAGAAGCAGCTGGAGAAGGACTTTGACGCCATGAAGAAATACTGCTCCGTCATCCGCGTCGTAGTGCACACCCAG atGCGATTGCTACCTCTTAGGCAGAAAAAAGCCCACCTGATGGAGGTGCAGCTGAATGGAGGCACTATAGCGGAGAAGGTAGACTGGGCGATAGAGCGGCTGGAGCAATCTGTTCCTGTGGCTTCTGTCTTCAGTCAAAACGAGTTGATTGATGTCCTTGGTGTTACCAAGGGTCACGGTTTCAAAG GTGTGACGAGCCGCTGGCACACCAAGAAGCTTCCCAGGAAGACTCACAAAGGTCTCCGCAAGGTGGCATGTATCGGCGCCTGGCATCCCGCCCGCGTGTCCTACACTATCGCCCGCGCCGGCCAGAAAGGATACAACCACCGCACAGAGCTCAACAAGAAG ATATACCGTATTGGAAAAGGGGTCCATGTTCAGGATGGCAAAGTGATCCGCAACAACGCCTCCACAAATTATGACACCACTCAGAAGACCATCACCCCAATG GGTGGATTCCCACACTACGGAGAAGTCAACAATGATTTCTTGATGCTGAAAGGCTGTGTGGTTGGCACCAAAAAACGTGTCCTTACTCTCAGAAAG TCTCTCCTTGTGCACACATCACGTAAGGCTAAGGAAGAAATCGAGCTCAAGTTTATTGACACCACGTCTAAGTTTGGCTTTGGACACTTCCAGACTGCACAGGAGAAGAGGGCGTTTATG GGTCCACTGAAGAAAGATGCCCTGAAGAAACAACCAGAAACGAAGACTGATGAGCTGGACTGA
- the LOC121704631 gene encoding testis-expressed protein 2-like, protein MEDSELVLSLDCDEEGPSVSFSKERQRATAEDTGQRSHGFRVPLSPSSPDLSVSTPGLLSNLVKSSSSDIETTQEAQGTIRSKPLFSLVKSLSSEISHHDSEPAALSKSDSRLHHPQPWKQLILSQPAPRVAQPDVPPGGDPLTQMEDPRSPGSLSPTEGGGRSSSIIAELEDTRRKFSEAMQEPFNMFSKMMGDEGSPKQKAGGDSPSSQGIGGGVNIPVKGEDAGGGQKEVGSGSPLAVFDTPCRKLWTAPVDPSQSLEVPRRSTKMGGKDIRYEICTFGDVMQVVEVQGSSKAGGSGKQSQSQSQSQSRPQPQPPLFPLRQFSSWPFRWFFCVGFLVYTFFVVPLPSYLTGLSLGIACGFMMGLWAVMFLAPKRPVRRMPLPQRAPPSPDDSMPTESLSKTHTDQGLLQGWMNAMDAYDPETYQPSLTHSVYATLDGSCLRLSYPRSNIPRRATFNEPLHEAVFTHTRTFQLANSKVFLLPSALARKRIWNKKYPICLILAEGAESREEGMVGHAMEGEDEEKGDKHPLLSDSERDLPTTLYLFGRTGREKEEWFQHFLSASKGDIQGKLRQDESQTEVCSGGGSSQGSTEDLSSMLGLKEVSGAMREKVLLDYDSYMAHFVCRSGSPTPSPSHSDSGSPQIRKRFSSDPGLGPGDLEPAWVNAMLGRIFWDFLRERYWADLVAHKVQKKLTKIRLPYFMNELTLAELDMGTCLPQVLSTSKPSVDHRGLWLEMEIVYAGSLQMTLETKMDLCKLGRESVSEADTIPETSHLSSNPRLSMLADSDEESSSAGSSDEEEVMPAEPQGTLGDKGTPPGADGHAGGSTGRRFLRFVDKIAKSKYFQKATENEYIKKKIAEVSNTPLLLTVEVLELSGTLAVNIPPPPTDRIWYSFRVPPRLDLRVRPMLGEREVTFTHVTEWIERKLQCEFQKVFVMPNMDDLYLPLMTPAVDNPPASHDSTSQCSQKSSVDLQGSREDSFGSE, encoded by the exons ATGGAAGACAGTGAACTCGTTTTGTCCCTGGATTGTGATGAAGAAGGTCCCTCTGTGTCCTTCTCCAAGGAGAGACAGCGTGCCACAGCCGAAGACACTGGCCAACGGTCCCACGGCTTCCGTGTGCCCCTTTCCCCCTCCAGCCCCGATCTCTCCGTCTCCACCCCAGGGCTCCTCTCCAACCTGGTGAAGTCCTCTTCCTCAGACATCGAGACCACCCAAGAGGCTCAGGGGACCATTCGGTCCAAGCCTCTGTTCAGTCTGGTCAAGTCCCTTTCGTCTGAGATCTCCCATCACGACTCGGAGCCCGCCGCTCTGTCCAAGTCGGACTCCAGGCTGCACCACCCCCAGCCCTGGAAGCAGCTTATCCTCAGCCAACCGGCTCCCAGAGTTGCTCAGCCAGACGTACCCCCAGGAGGGGACCCCCTGACGCAGATGGAGGATCCCCGCTCTCCTGGCAGCCTCTCGCCCACAGAGGGCGGCGGCAGGAGCAGTTCGATCATCGCCGAGCTGGAGGACACCCGTCGCAAGTTCTCAGAGGCCATGCAAGAGCCCTTCAACATGTTCAGCAAGATGATGGGAGACGAGGGCAGCCCTAAGCAGAAGGCTGGCGGCGACTCACCCAGTTCCCAGGGCATCGGCGGGGGAGTAAACATTCCAGTGAAGGGTGAAGATGCAGGTGGAGGACAGAAAGAGGTAGGAAGTGGAAGCCCACTAGCGGTGTTTGACACTCCGTGTAGAAAGCTCTGGACGGCACCGGTGGACCCCAGCCAGTCCCTGGAGGTCCCCCGCAGAAGCACAAAGATGGGCGGCAAGGACATCCGCTATGAGATCTGTACCTTTGGAGATGTAATGCAAGTGGTAGAAGTCCAGGGGAGTTCCAAAGCAGGTGGCAGTGGaaagcaatcccaatcccaatcccagtCCCAGTCTCGACCTCAGCCTCAGCCGCCTCTGTTCCCTTTGCGGCAATTCTCTTCCTGGCCCTTCCGCTGGTTCTTCTGTGTGGGATTCCTGGTGTACACCTTCTTTGTGGTGCCTCTGCCCTCCTACCTGACAGGGCTGTCCCTTGGGATCGCCTGTGGGTTCATGATGGGCCTATGGGCAGTGATGTTCCTGGCTCCAAAGCGGCCAGTCAGACGGATGCCACTGCCTCAGCGAGCCCCACCTTCACCTGACGACAGCATGCCCACAGAGTCCCTCAGTAAAACCCATACCGATCAAGGACTCCTACAG GGTTGGATGAATGCAATGGATGCCTATGACCCAGAGACATATCagccttcactcactcactctgtatACGCCACACTGGATGGCTCGTGTCTGCGCTTGTCCTACCCGCGCAGCAACATCCCCCGCAGGGCAACCTTCAACGAGCCCCTTCATGAGGCAGtgttcactcacacacgcacattccaGCTGGCCAACAGCAAG GTCTTTCTGTTGCCCTCTGCCCTGGCTCGAAAGCGAATCTGGAACAAGAAATATCCCATCTGTCTCATCCTAGCAGAaggagcagagagcagagaggagggtaTGGTAGGGCACGCCATGGagggggaggatgaggagaaagGAGATAAGCATCCACTACTATCAGACTCTGAGCGTGATCTCCCCACCACACTCTACCTCTTCGGTCGCACaggaagagaaaaggaagagTGGTTTCAGCACTTCCTATCGGCGTCCAAAGGAGACATCCAGGGCAAGCTCCGTCAGGATGAGTCACAGACTG AggtgtgtagtggtggtggaTCAAGCCAGGGCAGCACCGAGGACCTGTCCTCCATGCTGGGCCTGAAAGAGGTCTCCGGTGCCATGCGAGAGAAGGTTTTGCTGGACTACGACTCCTACATGGCCCACTTTGTGTGCAGGAGTGGTAGCCCCACACCCAGCCCCAGCCACAGTGACTCAGGAAGCCCACAGATCAGAAAGAGG TTCTCCAGCGACCCTGGTCTGGGCCCTGGGGATTTAGAGCCTGCCTGGGTCAACGCCATGCTGGGGAGGATATTCTGGGACTTCCTACGAGAGCGCTACTGGGCCGACCTGGTCGCCCACAAGGTCCAGAAGAAGCTTACCAAGATCAGG TTGCCATACTTCATGAACGAGCTTACACTGGCTGAGCTGGATATGGGGACCTGCTTGCCTCAGGTGTTGAGCACCTCCAAGCCATCAGTGGACCACAGAG gACTGTGGCTTGAGATGGAGATAGTCTATGCTGGTTCTCTGCAAATGACCTTAGAAACCAAGATGGACCTGTGCAAGTTaggcagagagagtgtgagtgaggcaGATACCATCCCAGAGACAAGTCATTTgag CTCTAATCCCCGGCTGTCTATGTTAGCCGACAGCGACGAAGAGTCCTCcagcgctggctcctctgatgAAGAGGAAGTCATGCCAGCTGAGCCCCAAGGAACTCTGGGAGATAAGGGCACCCCTCCAGGTGCAGACGG CCATGCAGGGGGAAGCACAGGCAGAAGGTTCCTGCGCTTTGTGGACAAGATTGCCAAATCCAAATACTTCCAGAAAGCCACTGAAAATGAGTACATCAAAAAGAAGATCGCTGAAGTCTCAAACACACCGTTACTCCTCACGGTGGAGGTCCTAGAACTGTCAGGAACCCTGGCTGTCAAcattcctcctccccctactgaCAGAATATG GTATAGTTTCCGTGTGCCTCCCCGACTGGACCTGCGTGTGCGGCCAAtgctgggggagagagaggtcaCTTTCACTCATGTCACTGAGTGGATTGAGAGGAAGCTACAGTGTGAATTTCAG AAAGTCTTCGTCATGCCAAACATGGACGACCTCTATTTGCCTCTCATGACCCCTGCAGTGGACAATCCTCCAGCATCCCACGATTCTACATCCCAGTGCTCCCAGAAGTCGTCAGTGGACTTGCAGGGAAGCAGGGAGGACAGCTTTGGTTCGGAGTGA
- the rps2 gene encoding 40S ribosomal protein S2, whose translation MADDAGGRGGFRGGFGTGGRGRGRGRGRGRGRGRGARGGKSEDKEWVPVTKLGRLVKDMKIKSLEEIYLYSLPIKESEIIDFFLGTALKDEVLKIMPVQKQTRAGQRTRFKAFVAIGDYNGHVGLGVKCSKEVATAIRGAIILAKLSIVPVRRGYWGNKIGKPHTVPCKVTGRCGSVLVRLIPAPRGTGIVSAPVPKKLLMMAGIDDCYTSARGCTATLGNFAKATFDAISKTYSYLTPDLWKETVFTKSPYQEFTDHLAKTHSRVAVQKALQAAT comes from the exons GCGGACGACGCCGGTGGTAGAGGAGGTTTTCGCGGAGGTTTCGGCACCGGGGGCCGAGGTCGTGGCCGTGGACGCGGCAGGGGCCGCGGACGTGGTCGTGGGGCCAGGGGTGGCAAGTCCGAGGACAAGGAG TGGGTGCCTGTGACCAAGCTTGGTCGCCTTGTTAAGGACATGAAAATCAAGTCCCTGGAGGAGATTTACCTGTACTCCCTCCCCATCAAAGAGTCGGAAATCATTGATTTCTTCCTGGGCACTGCACTGAAGGATGAGGTTCTGAAGATCATGCCTGTGCAGAAGCAGACCAGGGCTGGACAGCGCACCAGGTTCAAG gctTTTGTTGCCATTGGTGACTACAATGGACATGTTGGCCTGGGAGTGAAGTGCTCCAAGGAGGTGGCAACTGCCATTCGTGGTGCCATCATCTTGGCCAAGCTGTCCATCGTCCCTGTGAGGAGAGGCTACTGGGGTAACAAAATCGGAAAGCCCCATACTGTGCCCTGCAAG GTTACTGGCCGCTGTGGCTCAGTACTTGTGCGTCTGATTCCTGCCCCCCGTGGTACTGGCATCGTGTCTGCTCCTGTTCCCAAGAAGCTTCTCATGATGGCGGGTATTGATGACTGCTACACCTCCGCTAGAGGCTGCACTGCCACCCTGGGCAACTTTG CCAAGGCAACATTTGATGCCATTTCCAAGACCTACAGCtacctgacccctgacctctgGAAGGAGACAGTGTTCACAAAGTCTCCTTATCAG GAATTCACGGATCATCTGGCAAAGACCCACTCAAGGGTTGCTGTACAGAAGGCTCTCCAGGCAGCCACATAA
- the ndufb10 gene encoding NADH dehydrogenase [ubiquinone] 1 beta subcomplex subunit 10, which produces MPQEYEKDAYPEPPKRTPVPEKETALPNPALIASKLFYYSVDYPVTKFREIIDGVRGQNKYYYYHQNFRRVPDLTECVEGDYLCYYEAEMQWRRDYKVDQEILKIMQERLRACQQREGHSYVENCQNDLQQFNEVAKAFNSRYADLGAHANSRRCLMKQKQRMLEQQQ; this is translated from the exons ATGCCGCAGGAATACGAGAAAGATGCATACCCAGAGCCTCCCAAACGGACTCCGGTTCCCGAGAAGGAGACCGCCCTTCCGAATCCAGCTCTGATTGCCTCCAAACTGTTTTATTATTCCGTAGACTATCCTGTCACCAAATTTAGAG aaatcatTGATGGCGTTCGGGGTCAGAACAAGTACTACTACTATCACCAGAACTTCCGACGTGTACCAGATTTGACTGAATGTGTCGAGGGCGACTATCTGTGTTACTATGAGGCGGAGATGCAGTGGAGGAGAGATTA TAAGGTTGACCAGGAGATCCTGAAAATAATGCAGGAGCGCCTTCGTGCATGCCAGCAGCGGGAGGGCCACAGCTACGTTGAGAACTGCCAGAACGACCTGCAGCAGTTCAATGAAGTTGCCAAGGCCTTCAACTCTCGAT ATGCAGATTTGGGAGCTCACGCGAATAGCCGCAGGTGTCTGATGAAGCAGAAGCAAAGGATGCTCGAGCAGCAACAATAA